In Phreatobacter stygius, a genomic segment contains:
- the smpB gene encoding SsrA-binding protein SmpB, producing MAPKQDPNIKLIADNRRGRYDYEIMETFEAGLSLTGTEVKSLRAAKATIAESYAGPSGEEFFLFNCNIPEYLQANRFNHEPRRPRRLLLHKKEIAKLIGGVQREGMTVIPLKLYFNEKGRAKLQIALARGKKLHDKRESEKKRDWQRDQARIMRDRG from the coding sequence ATGGCGCCGAAGCAAGACCCCAATATCAAGCTGATCGCGGACAACCGGCGCGGTCGCTACGACTACGAGATCATGGAGACCTTCGAGGCCGGCCTGTCGCTGACCGGCACCGAGGTGAAGTCGTTGCGCGCCGCCAAGGCGACCATTGCCGAGAGCTATGCCGGCCCGTCGGGCGAAGAATTCTTCCTGTTCAACTGCAATATCCCGGAATATCTGCAGGCCAACCGGTTCAATCACGAGCCGCGCCGGCCGCGCCGCCTGCTGCTGCACAAGAAAGAAATCGCCAAGCTGATCGGCGGGGTCCAGCGCGAAGGCATGACCGTCATTCCGTTGAAGCTCTATTTCAACGAGAAGGGCCGGGCCAAGCTGCAGATCGCGCTCGCCCGCGGCAAGAAGCTGCACGACAAGCGCGAGAGCGAGAAGAAGCGCGACTGGCAGCGCGACCAGGCGCGCATCATGCGCGATCGCGGATAG
- a CDS encoding DUF1810 domain-containing protein, translated as MIATDPLRHFVLAQDPVYPQVLAELGQARKTSHWMWFIFPQIAGLGFSPMAQRFALASRAEAEAYAAHPVLGPRLTTCTALVTRAEGRTIHEIFGSPDDLKFRSSMTLFAHAVPAEPLFAQALAKYFGGTHDPATLDRL; from the coding sequence GTGATCGCGACCGATCCGCTACGGCATTTCGTTCTGGCGCAGGACCCGGTCTATCCGCAGGTCCTGGCTGAACTGGGCCAGGCCCGCAAGACCAGCCACTGGATGTGGTTCATCTTCCCGCAGATCGCCGGCCTCGGCTTCAGCCCGATGGCGCAGCGCTTCGCGCTCGCCTCGCGCGCCGAAGCGGAGGCCTATGCCGCCCATCCGGTGCTCGGGCCCCGGCTCACGACCTGCACGGCGCTGGTGACCAGGGCCGAGGGCCGCACCATCCATGAGATCTTCGGCAGTCCCGATGATCTGAAATTCCGCTCCTCGATGACCTTGTTCGCCCATGCGGTGCCGGCCGAACCGCTGTTCGCGCAGGCCCTGGCCAAATATTTCGGCGGAACCCACGACCCGGCGACGCTCGATCGGTTATGA
- a CDS encoding chromate transporter yields the protein MTTGEAQAAVQPGPPTIGALFLGFLGLGLTGFGGVLPLARTMIVERRQWLTAEEFTDLLGLCQFLPGGNIINLSVAIGLKFHGARGALASIIGLIAFPSAIVVGLGVVYDQVRADPHVQHMFAGLAAAAAGLLVSMAIKIALPLRNRPEAIVVAVLCFMAIAVLRLPLLPTMLTLAPLSIAATWAMRLRASDLGRPRR from the coding sequence ATGACGACAGGCGAAGCTCAAGCCGCGGTTCAACCGGGTCCGCCGACGATCGGCGCGCTGTTCCTGGGCTTTCTCGGTCTTGGCCTGACCGGCTTCGGCGGCGTCCTGCCGCTCGCCCGCACCATGATCGTCGAACGGCGCCAATGGCTGACGGCGGAGGAATTCACCGATCTTCTCGGGCTCTGCCAGTTTCTGCCCGGCGGCAATATCATCAATCTCTCGGTGGCGATCGGCCTGAAATTCCATGGCGCCAGGGGCGCTCTGGCATCGATCATCGGCTTGATCGCATTCCCCTCGGCCATCGTGGTCGGGCTCGGCGTGGTCTATGACCAGGTGCGCGCCGATCCGCATGTCCAGCACATGTTCGCGGGCCTGGCGGCGGCCGCCGCCGGCCTGCTCGTCTCCATGGCGATCAAGATCGCCCTGCCGCTGCGCAACCGGCCGGAAGCCATCGTCGTCGCGGTCCTCTGCTTCATGGCCATCGCGGTGCTGCGCCTGCCCCTGCTGCCGACCATGCTGACGCTGGCACCATTGAGCATTGCCGCGACCTGGGCGATGCGGCTTCGCGCCTCCGATCTCGGGAGGCCCAGGCGATGA
- a CDS encoding RelA/SpoT family protein, which yields MMRQYELVDRVKRYNPKADEALLDRAYVYAMLAHGSQKRASGDPYFSHPLEVAAILTDLKLDDATIVAALLHDTIEDTAATKEDIREKFGENIAELVDGLTKLKKLDLVSKQAVQAENLRKLLLAITSDVRVLLVKLADRLHNMRTLHYVPPAKRDRIAQETLDIYAPLAGRMGMHDMREELEDLSFRQINPEAHAALTARLDRQREANAKAIAEIETQLTGKLFDQGISAEVSGREKKPYSIYRKMERKSVSFEQLSDIVGFRVVVESLADCYRAIGVIHTTWPAVPQRFKDYISTPKANDYRSIHTTVIGPGSQRVEMQIRTRAMHDVAEYGIAAHALYKDGAELTSFENESKAYAWLRYTVETLAHGSNPEEFLEHTKLELFSDQVYCFTPKGRLIALPRKAICIDFAYAVHTDIGNHCSRARINGVERPLVTELQNGDEVEIITDPNATPSPAWESIVVTGRARSAIRRATRAATRSQYLELGRRIVQNLFTRAGKPFSDELIKPGLKRLARASVEDVYWAVGRDEIPPDDVLKAVHPDFKGPVPLGPKPTEDWFGVGGANSLKFQVPETEGAIPIRGINFDLPVRFAADGGAVPGDRIVGIMTPGEGITIYPIQSPALAAYDNEPERWLDVRWDVDENKPSRYPVRIAVKSRNEPGSLARITQVIADNDGNIDNLRMHRKTADYTDVMIDVEVWDLKHLNAIIGGIKSLPIAADALRVFE from the coding sequence ATGATGCGGCAATACGAGCTGGTCGACCGCGTCAAGCGTTACAACCCGAAGGCCGACGAGGCCCTGCTCGATCGGGCTTATGTCTATGCGATGCTGGCGCACGGCAGCCAGAAGCGGGCCTCCGGCGACCCGTATTTTTCGCACCCGCTGGAAGTCGCGGCGATCCTCACCGACCTGAAGCTCGACGACGCCACCATTGTCGCGGCGCTGTTGCACGACACGATCGAGGATACCGCCGCGACGAAAGAGGATATCCGCGAGAAGTTCGGTGAGAACATCGCCGAACTGGTCGACGGCCTGACCAAGCTGAAGAAGCTCGACCTCGTCTCCAAACAGGCGGTGCAGGCGGAGAACCTGCGCAAGCTGCTGCTGGCCATCACCTCCGACGTCAGGGTGCTGCTGGTCAAGCTCGCCGACCGCCTGCACAATATGCGCACGCTGCACTATGTGCCGCCGGCCAAGCGCGACCGAATCGCCCAGGAAACCCTCGACATCTATGCGCCGCTCGCCGGCCGCATGGGCATGCACGACATGCGCGAGGAGCTGGAGGACCTGTCGTTCCGCCAGATCAACCCGGAAGCCCATGCGGCGCTGACCGCCAGGCTCGACCGGCAGCGCGAGGCCAATGCCAAGGCGATCGCCGAGATCGAGACCCAATTGACCGGCAAGCTCTTCGACCAGGGCATATCGGCCGAGGTCTCGGGCCGCGAGAAGAAGCCCTATTCGATCTACCGCAAGATGGAGCGCAAATCGGTCTCCTTCGAGCAGCTGTCCGACATTGTCGGTTTCCGCGTGGTGGTCGAAAGCCTGGCCGATTGTTATCGCGCCATCGGCGTCATCCACACCACCTGGCCGGCCGTGCCGCAGCGCTTCAAGGACTATATCTCGACGCCCAAGGCCAATGACTACCGGTCGATCCACACCACCGTGATCGGCCCGGGCAGCCAGCGCGTCGAGATGCAGATCCGCACCCGCGCCATGCATGACGTGGCCGAATATGGCATTGCCGCCCATGCCCTCTACAAGGACGGCGCCGAGCTCACCAGTTTCGAGAACGAGAGCAAGGCCTATGCCTGGCTGCGCTATACCGTCGAAACCCTGGCTCACGGCTCCAACCCGGAGGAATTCCTCGAGCACACCAAGCTCGAGCTGTTCTCCGACCAGGTCTATTGCTTCACGCCCAAGGGCCGGCTGATCGCGCTGCCGCGCAAGGCGATCTGCATCGACTTCGCTTATGCGGTCCACACCGATATCGGCAACCATTGTTCGCGCGCCCGCATCAACGGCGTCGAGCGGCCGCTGGTCACCGAGCTGCAGAACGGCGACGAGGTCGAGATCATCACCGATCCCAATGCCACGCCGTCGCCGGCCTGGGAGAGCATCGTGGTCACCGGCCGGGCCCGTTCGGCGATCCGGCGCGCGACGCGCGCGGCGACCCGTTCGCAATATCTCGAGCTCGGCCGGCGCATCGTGCAGAACCTGTTCACCCGCGCCGGCAAGCCGTTCTCGGATGAATTGATCAAGCCGGGCCTGAAACGGCTGGCGCGTGCCTCCGTCGAGGACGTCTACTGGGCTGTCGGCCGCGACGAGATCCCGCCGGACGACGTCTTGAAGGCGGTGCACCCGGATTTCAAGGGCCCGGTCCCGCTCGGCCCGAAACCGACCGAGGACTGGTTCGGCGTCGGCGGCGCCAATTCGCTGAAGTTCCAGGTGCCGGAGACCGAAGGGGCGATCCCGATTCGCGGCATCAACTTCGATCTGCCGGTGCGTTTCGCCGCCGATGGCGGCGCGGTGCCGGGCGATCGCATCGTCGGCATCATGACCCCGGGCGAGGGGATCACCATCTATCCGATCCAGTCGCCGGCGCTGGCGGCCTATGACAACGAGCCGGAGCGCTGGCTCGACGTGCGCTGGGACGTCGACGAGAACAAGCCGTCGCGCTATCCCGTGCGCATCGCGGTGAAATCCAGGAACGA
- a CDS encoding uracil-DNA glycosylase, which translates to MTALGPGRDCPLCPRLVGFRDKQRAAHPDWHNAPVPSFGTDDARLLIVGLAPGLQGANKTGRPFTGDWAGDLLYETLIDFGFATGVYDERPDDGLTLVDARITNAVRCVPPENKPTTEEIATCRPFLSATVAAMPRLQAIVALGRIGHDSVVRALGERPSRVGFGHGATHRIGQLTLFDSYHCSRYNTNTGVLTTAMFRAVFQAVRGHLDAA; encoded by the coding sequence ATGACAGCGCTTGGCCCCGGGCGTGACTGCCCGCTCTGCCCTCGCCTGGTCGGGTTCCGCGACAAGCAGCGCGCCGCCCATCCCGACTGGCACAATGCCCCGGTGCCGTCCTTCGGCACCGATGATGCACGCCTGCTGATCGTCGGCCTGGCGCCCGGCCTGCAGGGCGCCAACAAGACCGGCCGGCCGTTCACCGGCGATTGGGCCGGCGACCTGCTCTACGAGACGCTGATCGATTTCGGCTTCGCCACCGGCGTCTATGACGAGCGGCCGGATGACGGCCTGACGCTGGTCGATGCGCGGATCACCAATGCGGTGCGCTGCGTGCCGCCGGAAAACAAGCCGACGACCGAAGAGATCGCCACCTGCCGGCCGTTTCTGAGCGCCACCGTTGCCGCCATGCCCCGGCTCCAGGCCATCGTGGCGCTCGGCCGTATCGGTCATGACAGCGTGGTCAGGGCGCTCGGCGAACGGCCGTCGCGGGTTGGCTTCGGCCATGGCGCAACCCACAGGATCGGCCAGCTGACCCTGTTCGATAGCTATCACTGCTCGCGCTACAACACGAATACCGGCGTGCTGACGACGGCCATGTTCCGCGCGGTGTTCCAGGCCGTGCGCGGCCATCTCGACGCGGCCTGA
- a CDS encoding chromate transporter: MTSVLLALAVIFTQLSLLAFGGGNTVLPEMQRQVVDIHHWMSAREFSAMFAVAQAAPGPNMMIVTLVGWHVAGWQGVLVTSLAKFGPSSIVTGIALGLWQRFKGNPWRATVQAGLVPMTAGLVSASAALITQASDHEWVLAAITAAVAFVTFKTRIHPLWALAAGALIGWTGLGQT, translated from the coding sequence ATGACCTCGGTTCTGCTCGCCCTTGCGGTCATCTTCACCCAGCTCTCGCTGCTCGCCTTCGGCGGCGGCAATACCGTGCTGCCCGAGATGCAGCGCCAGGTCGTCGATATCCATCACTGGATGTCGGCACGCGAATTCTCCGCCATGTTCGCGGTGGCGCAGGCGGCCCCCGGACCGAACATGATGATCGTCACGCTGGTCGGCTGGCATGTCGCCGGCTGGCAAGGCGTGCTGGTGACCTCGCTGGCGAAATTCGGCCCGTCCTCGATCGTCACCGGCATCGCCCTGGGCCTGTGGCAGCGCTTCAAGGGCAATCCCTGGCGCGCCACGGTACAGGCCGGGCTGGTGCCGATGACCGCCGGCCTGGTGTCGGCCAGCGCCGCCTTGATCACGCAAGCCTCCGACCATGAATGGGTCCTGGCGGCGATCACCGCCGCGGTCGCTTTCGTCACCTTCAAGACGCGCATCCACCCGCTCTGGGCGCTCGCCGCCGGGGCGCTGATCGGCTGGACCGGGCTCGGCCAGACCTGA
- the dapA gene encoding 4-hydroxy-tetrahydrodipicolinate synthase: MSAALFKGSMPALVTPFSNGKLDEKAFRAHVNWVIAEGSHGIVPVGTTGESPTLTHDEHKQVIVWAIEEARGRVPVIAGAGSNNTVDAIEFSQHAERAGAQGLLHVTPYYNKPNQEGLYQHFKAIAESTALPILIYNIPPRSVIDMTVETMGRLARIKNIVGVKDATAKLDRVSAQREVCGADFIQLSGEDGTALAHMAHGGHGCISVTANVAPRLCADFQNACLAGDYKTALKLQDKLFPLHQALFVEPNPAPSKAALALLGRMSEETRLPMVPVTAATKETLKAALVHAGLMN; this comes from the coding sequence ATGTCTGCCGCTCTGTTCAAGGGGTCGATGCCCGCGCTCGTCACGCCATTCTCCAATGGCAAGCTCGACGAGAAAGCGTTCCGCGCCCATGTGAACTGGGTGATCGCCGAAGGCTCCCACGGCATCGTGCCGGTCGGCACGACGGGCGAGAGCCCGACGCTGACCCATGATGAGCACAAGCAGGTGATCGTCTGGGCGATCGAGGAAGCGCGTGGCCGGGTGCCGGTCATCGCGGGTGCCGGATCGAACAACACGGTCGATGCCATCGAATTCTCGCAGCACGCCGAAAGGGCCGGCGCGCAGGGGCTGCTGCATGTCACGCCCTATTACAACAAGCCGAACCAGGAAGGGCTCTACCAGCACTTCAAGGCGATCGCCGAATCGACCGCGCTGCCGATCCTGATCTACAACATCCCGCCGCGTTCGGTGATCGACATGACCGTCGAGACCATGGGGCGGCTGGCCCGGATCAAGAACATCGTCGGCGTCAAGGACGCGACCGCCAAGCTCGACCGCGTTTCGGCGCAGCGCGAGGTCTGCGGTGCCGACTTCATCCAGCTCTCGGGCGAGGACGGCACCGCGCTGGCCCATATGGCCCATGGCGGCCATGGCTGTATTTCGGTCACCGCCAATGTCGCGCCGAGGCTCTGCGCCGATTTCCAGAATGCCTGCCTGGCCGGTGACTACAAGACCGCGCTGAAGCTGCAGGACAAGCTGTTCCCGCTGCACCAGGCGCTGTTCGTCGAGCCCAATCCGGCTCCTTCCAAGGCGGCGCTGGCCCTGCTCGGCCGCATGTCGGAGGAGACCCGGCTGCCCATGGTGCCGGTCACCGCGGCCACCAAGGAGACCTTGAAGGCAGCGCTCGTGCATGCCGGCCTGATGAACTGA
- a CDS encoding VOC family protein, with product MWIKLDHCVIHIGDWATSNAFYRDVLGAEVVPRGPGFAYRFGDTQLNCHGPGVEATPVARLPVQPGNSDLCFVWDGPIDGAIAHLGRHGVQVELGPVARHGAKGPGTSVYFRDPDGSLMEFMSYNNI from the coding sequence ATGTGGATCAAGCTCGACCATTGCGTGATCCATATCGGCGACTGGGCGACATCCAACGCCTTCTACCGCGACGTGCTCGGCGCCGAGGTGGTGCCGCGCGGGCCGGGCTTCGCCTATCGCTTCGGCGACACCCAGCTGAATTGCCACGGCCCGGGTGTCGAGGCGACACCGGTGGCGCGGCTGCCGGTTCAGCCCGGCAATTCCGATCTCTGTTTCGTCTGGGACGGACCGATCGACGGGGCCATCGCCCATCTTGGCCGTCATGGCGTCCAGGTCGAACTCGGGCCGGTCGCGCGCCATGGCGCCAAGGGGCCCGGGACCAGTGTCTATTTTCGCGACCCGGACGGCTCACTGATGGAATTCATGAGCTATAACAACATATAG
- a CDS encoding superoxide dismutase has translation MHRRHALKIFGAAALGAILPIPASHKVFAQAAAGPFALPPLGYGYDALEPNIDTMTMTIHHQRHHGAFIGNLNTFAGQYPALKPDAIETVLRDLAAAPDAIRTGIRNNLGGHWNHVHFWEIMTPGGAKEPGTELATAINGAFGDLGQFRQRFNAAAVGRFGSGWAWLVVDKDKKLAVVSTPNQDNPLMDGVKGVVLGVDVWEHAYYLKYQNRRPDYVTTWWNTVNWTKAGANFTKAMA, from the coding sequence ATGCATCGCCGTCACGCTCTCAAGATCTTCGGCGCCGCCGCCCTCGGCGCGATCCTGCCGATCCCCGCGAGCCACAAGGTTTTCGCTCAGGCCGCGGCCGGCCCCTTTGCACTGCCGCCGCTCGGCTATGGCTATGACGCCCTGGAGCCGAATATCGACACGATGACCATGACCATCCATCACCAGCGCCACCACGGCGCCTTCATCGGCAACCTGAATACCTTTGCCGGCCAATATCCGGCCTTGAAACCCGATGCGATCGAGACCGTGCTGCGCGACCTCGCCGCGGCCCCCGACGCGATCCGCACCGGCATCCGCAACAATCTCGGCGGCCATTGGAACCACGTGCATTTCTGGGAGATCATGACGCCGGGCGGGGCCAAGGAACCGGGCACCGAACTGGCCACCGCCATCAACGGCGCTTTCGGCGATCTCGGCCAGTTCCGCCAGCGGTTCAATGCAGCCGCCGTCGGCCGCTTCGGCTCGGGCTGGGCCTGGCTGGTGGTCGACAAGGACAAGAAGCTCGCCGTGGTCTCGACGCCCAACCAGGACAATCCGCTGATGGACGGCGTCAAGGGCGTGGTGCTCGGCGTCGATGTCTGGGAACACGCCTATTATCTGAAATACCAGAACCGGCGCCCGGACTACGTGACGACCTGGTGGAACACGGTGAACTGGACCAAGGCCGGCGCGAATTTCACCAAGGCCATGGCGTAA
- the rpoZ gene encoding DNA-directed RNA polymerase subunit omega, translating into MARVTVEDCIEKVDNRFELVLLSSHRARMLAAGAPLTIDRDRDKNPVVALREIADATVSPDDLKEDLIHSLQKYVEVDEPEPDAVPMIASAGGSQRDDDVVLDRMSEEDLLRGLEGLKPPEDTDEDDGM; encoded by the coding sequence ATGGCTCGCGTCACCGTCGAAGACTGCATTGAGAAGGTCGACAACCGGTTCGAGCTGGTGCTGCTGTCCAGCCACCGCGCGCGCATGCTCGCCGCCGGCGCACCGCTGACGATCGATCGCGATCGCGACAAGAACCCCGTCGTCGCCCTGCGCGAGATCGCCGATGCGACCGTCTCGCCCGACGATCTGAAGGAAGATCTGATCCACTCGCTGCAGAAATATGTCGAGGTCGACGAGCCGGAGCCGGATGCGGTGCCGATGATCGCTTCGGCCGGCGGCAGCCAGCGCGACGACGATGTCGTGCTCGACCGCATGAGCGAAGAGGACCTGCTGCGCGGGCTCGAAGGCCTGAAGCCGCCGGAAGACACCGACGAAGACGACGGCATGTGA
- a CDS encoding LysR family transcriptional regulator, with translation MDLRQLRYFIAVAEEGHVTRAAERLGMQQPPLSQQIRAMEAEIGVVLFHRLPRGMQLTESGQALLGDARSIIAQLERALETARRVARGETGRVAVGFTSSAAFHPFVLSAIRAFGEAAPDVSLLLEEGGTVELVEALRAERLDAAFVRAPAGEAAGIVIEPLLEEPMLAALPSQHHLARGRGGRPRDSIALADLAGETFILYRRPTGPGLYDAIIAACRAAGFSPRIGQEAPRMPSTLSLVAAGLGVSIIPASMRRLETEGIAYLGLTDAPQLVAPLHLAYRAGALSAATGRLIGQVRDMAAGRG, from the coding sequence ATCGATCTGCGCCAGCTCCGCTATTTCATCGCCGTTGCCGAGGAAGGCCATGTCACGCGGGCCGCCGAGCGGCTCGGCATGCAGCAGCCGCCGTTGAGCCAGCAAATCCGCGCCATGGAAGCGGAGATCGGTGTGGTGCTGTTCCATCGGCTGCCGCGCGGCATGCAACTGACCGAAAGCGGCCAGGCTCTGCTCGGCGATGCCCGTTCCATCATCGCCCAGCTCGAACGGGCCCTGGAAACCGCCCGCCGGGTCGCGCGCGGCGAGACCGGCCGGGTCGCCGTCGGCTTCACCAGTTCGGCCGCCTTCCATCCCTTCGTGCTCTCGGCCATCCGCGCCTTCGGCGAGGCCGCGCCTGACGTGTCGCTGCTGCTCGAGGAGGGCGGCACGGTCGAGCTGGTCGAAGCCTTGCGGGCGGAACGGCTCGACGCCGCCTTTGTCCGCGCCCCGGCCGGCGAGGCCGCCGGCATCGTCATCGAGCCGCTGCTGGAGGAGCCGATGCTCGCGGCCTTGCCGTCGCAGCATCATCTGGCGCGGGGCCGGGGCGGCCGGCCGCGCGACAGCATCGCGCTTGCCGATCTCGCCGGCGAGACCTTCATTCTGTACCGGCGCCCGACCGGGCCCGGTCTCTATGACGCGATCATCGCCGCCTGCCGCGCCGCCGGCTTCAGCCCTCGTATCGGCCAGGAAGCACCGCGCATGCCCTCGACCCTCAGCCTGGTCGCCGCGGGCCTCGGCGTCTCGATCATTCCGGCCTCCATGCGCCGGCTGGAGACCGAGGGCATTGCCTATCTCGGCCTGACCGACGCGCCGCAACTGGTCGCGCCGCTGCACCTGGCCTATCGCGCCGGCGCCTTGTCGGCGGCGACCGGGCGCCTGATCGGGCAGGTCAGGGACATGGCCGCAGGCCGCGGCTGA
- a CDS encoding NYN domain-containing protein, whose product MSLGQERIALFIDGANLYATAKTIGFDIDYKRLLKEFQSRGYLLRAYYYTALIEDQEYSSIRPLIDWLDYNGFTVITKSAKEFTDSMGRRKVKGNMDIELAVDAMELAPRVDHIVLFSGDGDFRSLVEALQRRGVKVSVVSTVSVQPAMIADELRRQADEFIDLAHLIPRVGRDPSERGQRQTAQDIPGFVRDRPRPPRPPVASTNPAATGPDDDFADR is encoded by the coding sequence ATGTCGCTCGGACAGGAACGCATTGCGCTCTTCATTGACGGCGCCAATCTCTATGCGACCGCCAAGACCATTGGTTTTGATATCGACTACAAACGGCTGCTGAAGGAATTCCAGAGCCGCGGTTATTTGCTGCGGGCCTATTATTATACGGCGCTGATCGAGGATCAGGAATATTCGTCGATCCGGCCGCTGATCGACTGGCTCGACTATAACGGCTTCACGGTCATCACCAAATCGGCCAAGGAATTCACCGATTCCATGGGGCGCCGGAAGGTGAAGGGCAATATGGACATCGAGCTCGCCGTCGATGCCATGGAGCTGGCACCGCGGGTCGACCATATCGTGCTGTTCTCCGGCGATGGCGACTTCCGTTCGCTGGTCGAGGCGCTGCAGCGCCGCGGCGTCAAGGTCTCGGTGGTGTCGACCGTGTCGGTGCAGCCGGCGATGATCGCCGACGAATTGCGCCGCCAGGCCGACGAGTTCATCGATCTCGCGCATCTGATCCCGCGGGTCGGCCGCGATCCCTCCGAGCGCGGCCAGCGCCAGACCGCCCAGGACATTCCGGGTTTCGTCCGTGACCGCCCGCGCCCGCCCCGGCCGCCGGTCGCCTCGACCAATCCGGCCGCGACCGGGCCGGACGACGACTTCGCCGACCGCTGA